The following coding sequences are from one Candidatus Hydrogenedentota bacterium window:
- a CDS encoding regulator, producing MTLTLLLAFAHLVHGAPPVQDTPFVQEYREFHPLPGGANDVRGLAFDGEGVLWAATAEGVFLLSEGVWRAAHDAESAGPCFTAAASPTGGVWVGAWNGVWRCSGGKAERMGGLAEPVSALAFDGASALAFGPRGNWRFDGKDWTAFGGKWATSSRDTARDSTGGLWLSTAHGLYLLEGERIARHLHKEEDLLTGDQLSVTVGPDGLVWAGGYGGIDVYRGEKRVRSFSPREGLANLEVRRLRFHPDGTLWVCTGLGVTRWNGSSWSLRHSLRWLPSDDTRDVAFDRDGAAWVATAEGVGVIRRRMTTLAEKAAHYYDICMARKVREPWIVGDSRLMVPGDVTSNQHEDDDNDGEYTNLYMAMEAFRYQVTGDPDALDRARKAFDTMERFQTITGTDGFIARTMVPVEWAGPDNPNPSRLHDANRTHTAREEAQMLVDNPRHKTVEERWRPSADGKWLWKGDTSSDEMSGHFFGYYIYYKYVAQTDAEREKVARLTARVMDYLMAGGYTLLDTDGTHTLWGVWAPERLHGDGNWRAERPVNATELLSYLKTAHVITGEERFDRAYRELISRHGYLELARAPKPTAPSERTDIDSDLLVLALPALLMEEHDPEFRAAYEQGLRQWFGQVGAANSPFFNFMCGALGVEDFNLEECVKFLRDCPLDIIHWTVDNRARQDLRLVRYPELYGWQTDRLPPADERPVMRWDKNPYDAVRGDGGRSESSGVFWLLPYWMGRHFGFIAPPDAGN from the coding sequence ATGACGCTGACACTTCTGCTGGCCTTTGCCCATCTGGTCCACGGAGCGCCTCCTGTCCAAGACACGCCGTTTGTTCAGGAATACAGGGAATTCCACCCGCTTCCCGGCGGCGCCAATGATGTGCGCGGACTGGCCTTTGACGGCGAAGGCGTGCTTTGGGCGGCCACTGCGGAGGGGGTCTTTCTCTTGTCGGAGGGGGTCTGGCGCGCCGCGCATGACGCCGAGTCCGCCGGTCCCTGTTTCACCGCCGCCGCCTCGCCCACGGGCGGGGTCTGGGTGGGCGCCTGGAACGGCGTGTGGCGCTGTTCGGGGGGGAAGGCGGAGCGCATGGGAGGCCTTGCCGAGCCGGTGAGCGCCCTTGCGTTCGACGGCGCGTCGGCGCTTGCCTTCGGGCCGAGGGGCAACTGGCGTTTTGACGGAAAGGATTGGACCGCCTTTGGCGGGAAATGGGCGACCTCCTCCCGGGACACCGCGCGGGACAGCACTGGCGGCCTGTGGCTTTCCACGGCGCACGGCCTGTATCTTCTCGAGGGGGAGCGGATTGCGCGGCATCTCCACAAGGAGGAGGACCTGCTGACGGGGGACCAACTCTCGGTGACAGTCGGGCCGGACGGCCTGGTTTGGGCGGGTGGCTATGGCGGGATTGACGTGTATCGGGGTGAGAAGCGGGTCCGCAGTTTTTCCCCCCGCGAGGGTCTGGCAAACCTGGAGGTCCGGCGCCTCCGCTTTCATCCGGACGGCACCCTCTGGGTTTGCACCGGCCTCGGGGTGACCCGGTGGAATGGAAGCTCCTGGTCCCTCCGGCACAGCCTCCGTTGGCTGCCCTCGGACGACACACGCGATGTGGCGTTTGACAGGGACGGCGCGGCATGGGTGGCCACCGCCGAAGGGGTGGGCGTCATCCGGCGCCGCATGACAACCCTCGCGGAGAAGGCCGCGCACTACTACGACATTTGCATGGCGCGCAAGGTGCGCGAACCCTGGATCGTGGGGGACAGCCGCCTGATGGTCCCCGGCGATGTGACCTCCAACCAGCACGAGGATGACGACAACGACGGGGAATACACGAACCTTTACATGGCCATGGAGGCCTTCCGGTATCAGGTGACGGGTGACCCCGACGCGCTGGACCGGGCGCGGAAGGCCTTTGACACCATGGAGCGGTTCCAGACCATCACGGGCACGGACGGCTTCATTGCGCGGACAATGGTCCCCGTGGAATGGGCCGGGCCGGACAACCCCAACCCGAGCCGGCTGCACGACGCCAACCGCACCCATACGGCGCGCGAGGAGGCCCAGATGCTGGTGGACAACCCGCGCCACAAGACCGTCGAGGAGCGCTGGCGGCCTTCGGCGGACGGGAAATGGCTTTGGAAGGGGGACACCAGTTCGGATGAAATGTCGGGCCATTTCTTCGGCTACTACATCTATTACAAGTATGTCGCCCAGACCGATGCCGAACGGGAAAAGGTGGCGCGCCTCACAGCCAGGGTGATGGATTATCTGATGGCCGGGGGCTACACCCTTTTGGACACGGACGGCACGCACACCCTGTGGGGGGTGTGGGCGCCGGAACGCCTGCACGGGGACGGCAACTGGCGGGCGGAAAGGCCGGTGAACGCCACGGAATTGCTGTCCTACCTGAAGACGGCCCATGTGATCACCGGCGAGGAGCGCTTTGACCGGGCCTACCGGGAGTTGATCTCGCGGCACGGCTATCTCGAACTGGCCAGGGCGCCCAAGCCGACGGCGCCCTCGGAACGCACGGACATAGACTCCGACCTGCTGGTGCTGGCGCTTCCCGCGCTGCTCATGGAGGAGCATGACCCGGAGTTCCGCGCCGCCTATGAGCAGGGCCTGCGCCAGTGGTTCGGCCAGGTGGGCGCGGCCAACAGCCCCTTCTTCAACTTCATGTGCGGCGCGCTGGGCGTGGAGGATTTCAATCTGGAGGAATGCGTGAAGTTCCTGCGCGACTGCCCGCTGGACATCATCCACTGGACGGTGGACAACCGGGCGCGGCAGGACCTGAGGCTGGTGCGGTATCCGGAACTGTACGGCTGGCAGACAGACCGGCTGCCGCCCGCCGACGAGCGGCCCGTCATGCGGTGGGACAAGAACCCCTACGACGCGGTGCGCGGGGACGGCGGGCGTTCGGAAAGCTCGGGCGTGTTCTGGCTGCTGCCGTACTGGATGGGAAGACACTTCGGGTTTATCGCGCCGCCGGACGCGGGAAACTGA
- a CDS encoding SPASM domain-containing protein, with protein sequence MSAKGIGEQAVTGNGARISLQDWLNIVDESASLGANWLVLTVTTNLSQHSEIWEICRWAQETHGMSVGLHLVKDDLNNDEIALIKGLDTSKVRLLVRRESLEKLKPLDEAGLVLWTANPQTEDGSRPHCQGPSKMIYVNGRGELYTCGLVDGLDQYRMGNVLERRLSQVIEDPALPHLVEEKIHRISPGCDGCPSLVANFFDANL encoded by the coding sequence GTGAGCGCCAAGGGAATCGGGGAGCAGGCGGTCACCGGGAACGGCGCCCGAATCAGCCTGCAGGACTGGCTGAACATTGTGGACGAGTCCGCCTCGCTGGGCGCCAACTGGCTGGTCCTCACAGTCACCACCAACCTTTCCCAGCACAGTGAAATCTGGGAAATTTGCCGTTGGGCCCAGGAAACGCACGGAATGAGCGTCGGGTTGCACCTTGTCAAGGACGATTTGAACAATGACGAGATTGCGCTCATCAAAGGCCTGGACACATCAAAGGTGCGGCTGCTGGTTCGTCGTGAGTCGCTGGAGAAACTGAAACCCCTTGACGAGGCGGGTCTTGTGCTGTGGACGGCCAATCCCCAAACGGAGGATGGAAGCCGCCCGCACTGCCAGGGTCCGTCCAAGATGATCTACGTCAACGGGCGGGGTGAACTCTACACCTGCGGCCTGGTGGACGGGCTGGACCAGTACCGCATGGGCAATGTGCTGGAGCGCCGTCTCAGCCAGGTCATCGAGGATCCGGCGCTGCCGCACCTGGTGGAGGAGAAAATCCACCGGATATCTCCGGGGTGCGACGGATGCCCCTCACTCGTGGCAAATTTTTTCGACGCCAACCTGTGA